The region GCGAGGAAGCCCCACCATCATcctaaacaaattattatataatatccACAGACTGCTGATGTAAAAAGTTTGGCAGAATGCCTTAAAAAGTGTTAACTAATGTATTGTTatttagataatggtacggaacccttcgtgcgcgattccgactcgcacttggttgttttttttacgtgacgtcTGTGATGCCTACTAAAGCAATAGCAGATAAGCAGATAAGTAGTATCACGAAGAAGTTTGCGGTGAAGGTGCCTTTTTAAATCCAGAACGGAGCCTTGTTTAATGATGCTCCCACATTGGCTGCTATAAatgttaggtacttatataacgttataaaacatgATAACGTTGTCTAACACTTAATAACTTTAGTTACAACTAGTTAGACGTTTTAAACGCATTGATATCAAAATGTTATATAACACCatataaaaattgcatttgcaatttgATGTTGATACATAACATTTTAACACTAACACTAAcattttttacaatttgttatataacgttataaaacatgATAACGTTGTCTAACACTTAATAACTTTTGTTACAACTAGTTAGACATTTTAAACGCATTGATATCAAAATGTTATATAACACCatataaaaattgcatttgcaatttgATGTTGATACATAACATTTTAACACTAAcattttttacaatttgttataaaatgttataaaactttATAGCATTTCCATAACAGCCAAGGTGGGAGCATCATAACGTTTCTTTGATGAACTTTTTTTATGCATCGGATGACCACAgaccataataattattatgtagatGAAGTATGTCATCAAAACTATTTTAGCCTGTTATCCTCAACACAAATATGGCAAAAGTCTGTTATCGagactaattaattaatttaaataataagcgTTGCGTGAGTGCTAATTAACTAGAATTACTTACTACTGCTAGTCATCCATACGTTATCGTCATTGTCACAAGGTTATGGTTTaatccagggtttctcaaacttatggctccacgtacccctgttaaagtttctagacgacagcgaacccctacccccccccccccccccccccccccaaagaaagtaactaagtttattttcatttcaaacatcatcataattatagtgtatattatttatttcaataaagggtaacaaatataggtaagaatcgtcttgccaacaaaaatacaaactgaaacaaataacaaacaaataagtaacaaatttggagttaaaaaatacaaaagactgcaaaaaccaatcttaatcatcttgccagtcttgcagccaccatcacgtaaaccttgtcgcgaaccccctaccgtcgaatagcgaacccctaggggttcgcgtaccccactttgagaaaccctggtttaATCTAACTAAATACATTTAGATTATGCGAGTTACGTCACTTTGTGGGGCCGCACATGTAAACCCTTTTATTGTccaaaaattaagaaagaaacatacaatacaaaacaacggctcttttaaattatattgtaacggataactcacgtcttaaaccgagtttagctcgacatgtttcgggctatttcgtagcccttcttctcaggagcacgcgactcggcggctgccgcaacacgcacactacgcgccaccgcttacctcgcgcgactgcccgacgaaactaacaccggcgcacaactacccgcatttttatcgctatttttattgtcaatgtcaaatgtagggtagcacacaacactaacaacaccGCTCCGTAAGGGCACGTTAACACCAACCGATGActcagcacgagtatttaatacagttttccaactcgggggtaccgaccaaccgcaatcccggttTAAGCAAGCAGTAATCTAAAAACCGCCCAAGTTCGAGTTGAACTCGCgtggagagggttccgtacaatgccaaagtcaaatgttttcctctattttttataaatatttttacggtgctttttaaattaatacaaactATCACATAATTTCAAATCCTTACAGTAAGACGCGAGTTGACTActactagcgctatctagtggtgttttagtgaaaaaaaaatccgtaAGTGAAAGTATTACATTCAGTTTACCACTTTATTTTGATAGAATTCTTATAGATTTTCCCGTAATTTACAAGCAATGAACTATAttttgtaggtttttttttcgactggaacggcaaacgagcaagtgggtcttctgatggtaagagatcaccaccgcccataaacatctgcaatacctggtattgcagatgtgttgccaacctagaggactaagatgggatacctcaagtgccaacgccgccatttcatgatttggctagtttaggttgtatgaaaaatacgaatgtttgttctcggctcttgggtgtttaatatgtatttaagtatatatctatctaaataattatatttatccgttgcttagtacccataacacaagctttgctaagcttactttgggactaggttaattggtgttaattgtcccgttatatttattatttattattatttatcatgaaattcctaggcatatcatgaaacgccgtcatgtcggttctggcacttcgccggccgctgccgcggcacgctcgcttcgctcgctcggctcatgcatagtggtcacaattcatactaaccactcttcgcttcgctcgtcgtacctaaatttttcttttttccagcatatcacgatgtgcccggtataaagctaggaatatcgaccaaagcgttgctctaatcgatgcctggccaacttttagccatatcatgaaatggcaatggcaccatttcatgatgtgcctaggaatttcgtgatctggcggattttagattaaaattatccATGACTTCTAAACTTTCAAAAAATTCTGATCTAACAGTTCGTGTAACTTGATGTAACTATTCTGTACcgatgtataaaaaaaaactgagctttagttctatttaaaatcataacataacaataagcattaaatgaaaatgaaaaacttGAAAgtgttattttcaataatacTACAGTAAGTAGTCATATAAACATTCATAAGCAAATAAACGTGGAGAAACCATtttcacacacatacacaactAGTCAACTGCGAACCGAAATCGCAGTCAGGATTCCGTATCTAATCGTACATTACTCAAGTTTATAAACTATGAAAGTTATTGCTCTAGAGCGCGGAGATAAGccagaatgaaaaaaaaactaggctTTGATGTAGTTGAATGGGTCACCATTTGTCAGACCAACAAACTTGTTAAACGTAGGTTTTAACGTGGATGATGGCAATCCCTTGTGGGCGTTGAAGGCTTTCAGTGACTCAGAGAAATTAAGAAGGTACTACTTAGTAAGCAAAAGAAAAGAGGGACCTTTAGAATAAACGGAAGAAGTCTGTGAGAGATCCCTTTAAACGATGTGTTTGCTTTTGTACATTTCATTCTCATGTTAACTGTTATTTCCATTTGTTTTATGTACCTGcttgcacaataaagagttatacaatcacaatataatataaaatcacAAAGAGAACGATGGGTTTAATAAGGTACCTGTGACTAACGACCAACAAGTCATTTTAAAGCTTAAAGTTTCCGTTTTTCCTTGTCATgtacaaaaccctaaaaacttgTATCTTGAGCTAGCAGCATCTGATAAGATATGAAATACTGCTTCTCGTTCATACGTaagtacatataataattcAACTTTCATAAATATAACGCAGTGGTCTAAGCACTATTAAACTCCTTCGAGCACTGATACTATGAACAGTAAAATGGGTGTAGAACAGTGCGATTGTAATGTAAATGACAAAGAATATAAAGCAGATAAACTTCCAGAAAAAGTTAACGAATCTATtgaaagaataattaaaaaagaaggCTACAAAGACTACAAAGTACTGACAAGAGCGATATCCACTGTCGGGGGAAATTATTTCGGTTCTTTATACGAAGTTGATGTTAAAGGTACAACTGAAGATGGTGAGAAAGAAACCAACATATTTGTTAAAGGAATTGTTTCTGGAGATCATTTAACAGTTATGTCAGTGAGTGGAATGTTTACAATGGAACTGTTTGTATACAATGAATTGTCTGTTATATTTAATGACATACAGAATGAAGCGCACATCCCTATGAATGAACGATATAACATGGTCAGAAGTTTTCAGCAAAGTATACCTGAAGCGATCATTTTAGAAAATGTTGCCAGGAAAGGTTATAAGACAGGGTTCAGAATGGATCCAGTTTCATTGGAGTTTGCTCAACTATCTATGCAACAGTTAGGGAAATTCCACGGTCTGTCGTTTGCTCTGGAGAATAAACGCCCAGagtattttgaaagaaaattaaaaactataccTTTTCCAATGAATTTCAACGATGATTTCAAAGGTCTGCTGAAAAATTCAGCGAAAGCTATTAGTGAATGCTTGGGCGATGATGCAAGTAAAAAGTTTAATGATTATATTCCcaaattatggaataaaatgCAGCATTGTctatttgattttaaatacaaaaggaCTTTGGTTCACGGTGATTACAGAGCAAACAATATCTTGATGAAAGAAATTGTAAGTCAAAAATTATCTTACTAAGTAATTCCATTGTCGCATCAACCACTGTCAGTCCCtatatttaagattttaataaTTGATAGGCATATTGGAATTAAGTATGAAGTAAATAGCTTCCATCGCTTGGCCAAGATCTATTccaaacaatattaaatatttgttaatattAATGGCTACGGACTGAGGGCGGTTAAACCGAACGTAAATTTGACCTACATTAATTACTttgcacacacatacacaatgCGAAATTTGAGTATGTGCGTGTAAATATGCGTGTGTGTTAAATGTTCGTAACTCCTTATCATTCAAACAGCTAGACAGGCTTGAACAATGTACTCTTAATTAGCACAAAAATTATTCGACCATCCGGTAAAAGCAATTAAATTTTGGAGGACAAATTTAATCTATGTTCTCTGGCCATATTGACCGGTTATTTAGCAGGTGCATGTAGATCCGATgagaattttataattaaatcttTTTATTTGCAGGAAGGTGAACTAACTGACGTTTTACCGGTAGATTACCAGCTCTTATGTTACGGATGTCCTATCATGGATATTCTATTCTTCGTCTTCTTGGGCACCGATCAGCAATTCAGAAAAGACCATCTAGAAGACTTGAAGGACGTGTATTTTGATTCCCTTACAAAAATGTTGCAATACTTCGACATTGATGTCAAAACTGTGTTTCCAAGAGAAGATTTTGACAATTTGTATAAAGAAGTGTTAGATTATGGTATTTTCTGTTTCATGCAGCTAATGCCTTTTATTTTTGCGGTTGAAGATGAAATACCTGAATTGGATAAGGATTACTTGGCTGATGTCGTCATCAAAACTGATCCAAGAATGAAggagagagcgagagggattgTAGATGATTTTATACAGTGGGGttatttgtaaaattgttaagtaaataaaaatttgcatcTCGATTACCTTCTTCGTTTTATTAATTTCCTTTAAGCACTTGCTGAAAAACATACTCCGTTTTATAACTAGATATTGATAAAGTACCACTAGATGTAGCTGTATTATCTTCTCATAATATTAACTCTAcctatatttagttttttttttcgtctggatggcaaacgagcaagtgggtctcctgatggtaagagatcaccaccacccataaacatctgcaacaccaggggtattgcagatgcgttgccaacctagaggcctaagatgggatacctcaagtgccagtaatttcaccggctgtcttactctccacgccgaaacacaacagtgcaggcactgctacttcacggcaggattagcgagcacaaggtcctaccacctgcaaatatagTTGTTGATGTATAAGcaactagttgttgcccgtaACTCAATCTGACAGTAATACGTTTATCGCGATTCTTCAGAAACTATGAAATTccccgggatgaaaactatcctatattctTTTCAGTGTCTCAAAACTCGATACGAAGTTTCATCTGTCTTATTATCGGTTTAAGCGTCAACAAGTAAgtgacagaaagacagacaaaacTACTtaggcatttataatattagtatgaattacAGCATAAGAGGAAAAATCAAAGCACtggaaattgaaataaaagtatataaaaaataaaaacataaaatcaaaatatattaaaattggGTGCCCAAAATGAGAGTGGAACGGTTGAAGTTTTTTGGGTTTTTATTTCGAGGCCGATTGCAATGGAACAgagacaaacaaacttaaacatCCTTATTTATATCGATGCACGATACTAgcgtattttgtgttttattttggatcTAATGAGGAGCATGGTTGTGAACGGGCATCGATCATTTATTAATTAGCAAGCCATTTAATTCTGAAaatgaactatagatggcgctgtatcgaacaaatattatttatttatttatttatataagaaaaaaatacaatttatcattaaaatttatGGCATCACGCAACCGCAACCCCATCACGGTTTGTATAAATGCTGTGTGCCGTGGTAGCCAAGTGTTTTTAACAATGGTCTCTGAAGTACTAGAAGATGAGTACCTACCCAACGAAAgagagaaaaacattttttcgtgacattttaacacaaaatgcttagaagaaaataaagtaCCGGGTTACCATCGgaggtaggtaaataattacCTAAAATTACGTAAATACTATCTTAAGTAAATGACAGATTACATTCCTTAAAATTCCACTTTTTTTATCTTATCTGTGAAATTCatgagtttatttatttttacataattgaTGTTAATATATCAGATAAAACTCAGTTATCAATTTCATTCTGAAAAACAGTGACAGTCTATTTTTACTCCGTGTTGaccgtacagtcgagtttaatTCTGACACGAAGGGTGCGTACAGTCACAGCACCTATCTgactgcataaatatctgatacgactctatctaTGGCCGGAAGGTCGTACGCTGCGCTGTGGCAgacattaatgctggtgactgtacagatgCCAATCCTATAGTTAGGaagaaactagaaaaaaaaatgcataagtagcctatatacgtcccactgctgggtaccgcctcctctcataacaaagggcttgggccatagttcccacgcggacccagtgcggataaTATGTATAACTTAACCTAGCCAACTTTAAAAGTCGAAAAAACTCCGTCTCtgtaattttaaactttaatatCTACAACTTAGCTAAAACtatcgcaaggaaactcgctttcacgtaaaaaatcttcaaaatcggtccacccactTGAGAGCTTCTAGTAACACCGTTTTCAcaatatccgatccgatatcggtaccTTACGACGATGGCCATTtgctgttttcacatatttccgacaaaatcgttccgatacagccggctcaaaatggctgccacgcatcgggctctgcgcacacagagacaatttagatacatgcatagcaaacatacaaacattatcgtccgacagcccacgggcgtccgatggtgtcggctccgatatccgatatcgggccgaataataaactaataaaattaggtacatatgtatttcatatactttacttgccccgatatcgtatcggatAGTGTGAAAGCGCagcacagacagacggacagatattAGCGTGAAACGTATTACACCCTTTTTAAATCggattattgtaaataattttattttggttttcaTGATATCTACAATTCTGCACCCAAGCACCTACTAAAATATTGTAGGGCGTAACACTGTCGTAGAAACAAATGTCATTACCTACAAGCGTAGGCAGCGAGGTATTTGCATGGGGCCAATTTTCGTGACCTTTGATCTTGTATACATTAACAATTTTAGAACATCAAATAAAGGTTTTGGCAAGTTTCTATACTATTATCCTCATTCTGAGTTCGgcaacttttattttacttatacgACTGCGCGTTATTTTAGATATTAAAGCCatgataatattaaataaaataaaaatgtttattaatctAGTAGGCTActatttttacctgactgcccgaaggagggttatgtttttcgagcgtatgtatgtatgtatgtgggtatgtatgtccatttctttggtcctcgctgcagcctaaacggctggacggattgtaacatatgaggtatcattggatttgtcataactgtcggagtgacataggctatataatatttcaatatagcgtctgcgaaaaaaaatatggcggaggaatgaaaaaaatatttttgattgtaacaatatgggtatcaaattaaagctaataattagcccattctaaatatatatgggttataatacttttaatctaccgttttcacataaatatcaaaaaagtgtaaaataaaacattaaattaaataaatcattttttttttataatttacctaTCATACTGGTTTGTGTTTGCCCTACTGTTGATCAAAGGCCTCATCTTATTTTCATCACTCGTCTCTATCAAGATACTTTCCGAATTATTGACCCACTTGTCAAtgcttttacccgactgcccgaaaagaaagaaagaaaaaaaaaattgcccatAAAAAACATATTCGTGAGAAGATACATAATACATGCTCAGCTATgccgaaggaggattatgtttttaattactatgtaatataatgtaagctttcgtgattttcactcatcataaacgggacttatcacgctacgacacaagtaatatttacctcgacatttCAACCACATTAAAGTGGCCGTAGTCACGAGtagatttatatttaatattcttaCTAATCCctaaaatacacacacacgcacacagacAGATACACGTTACATATACagtgatacgtattttttagttttcttctgtttttttttgtgtaattgtcacgaataaatgtttattcttacttttttcttttctttcatatgaaaaaatataaaatagggttccgtagctattacgaaaaaaataagtaatattatataataacataatatgattataaaagacctacccaacgataccccacactaacaaggttggatgagaaaaaaaaacgcccccactttacgtctacagGAGGTACTATACAAacatgttttttgaatttttagtgtaccattttgttggcatagtttacatatatattcgtgcaaaattacagctttctagcattgatagtctctgagcaaaagctgcggatggacagacagacagacagacatagcgaaactataagggttccgtttttgccattttggctacggaaccctaaaaagtgaaatCCAGTTGTGTGCAGTcgacttttaatttaaatgatctgacacaacaaaacttgtataaatatctaatacgactctattctaTCTACTATActctagggctggtaggacgtatcagattttatgcacactccgctgtggcagatattaatgcaggtgtacagtcaacagcaccaatatctgacacaacaagcgtgcataaatatctgatacgactctatttctagggccggaaggacgtgtcaaatatttttgcacgcgccgctgtggcagatattaattctgctgactgtacacgcGCTAGAAGCTGTTGGAAACGGTATAAATCATCTTTTGTTTTAAACAACCTTAACAGCACCATTACTCGTACATCACGTGCCgcagaaaatataaaataaaagtaataaaaatatctctTCAGAAATTCTCGAGTTGAGAAATGTCGGAAAAGCAGGTAACCCGATACCTAAAGTCCTTCAGACTACTCAGCGATAATTCAATATCTTTGCACCTGTGGAAATATGCGATACCACGGGGGCGGTTTGAAAAACCGCGGACGATTTGGTGATATTGTTGTCTAGGTCGTTCGGTGACCTCCATCGATTTCCttattttaagtttacttgaCCATGAATAGTACTAATGCCTAGATCTGGAAGTAGGTAAGCAATAGCTGGCTTAGCATTCATTTAAACGGAAGAGCTTATTCCAGCCGGGGTGTTGATGGATTATATTATTGCATATCAAAAAACAATCTGccaacttttttattaatgacaCTTGAGCAGACTGTTTTTCTAGCCAAAGCACCCAAAGCTGTTGCagacacaaataaaaactttgtcgtaactttttttgtacacttttttgctaaaacagaattatttacTATAGTCTGGGAGTTTTAGTTCAATATGTTTATCCTGCATGCCGCAAAGAACTCTTTCACAtctcactttttagggttccgtacctcaaaaggaaaaaacggaacccttatacgatcactttgttgtccgtccgtccgtctgtcaatacCCTTTTTCGCAGAAACGCGTGAAGGTGTCACGCAAAagtttatatcaaatactttgGTCTattgtcccttggagctgtaaaaaaacttttaagccaacgcaatcaaaatatacctacagccacttatgccgcaaatttccgcaaattttagaaactcgcaagggaatcaaaacctacagggtacttcccgtgaactcaaaatcttgaaatttggtacgaagcaacgtcttatactTAGCACAActtagcacagataaaggaaaaattgcgaaaactataaatttttagttacatcatataataaaaatatttatacggaaccctcggtgcgcgagtccgactcgaacttggctgttttttttacactaccaacgctttcggaaagaccatcattgccaagaagaattcgctgcaaaaacttggcagaagctcatatgttcaaaataaataatttaaatgttctaaataaacatttaaataacagtttaaattaaagagaaaaattcaaaaaattatagGGATGTATcgggtcccttagttaaaaaaagtaaaactaaacaTCTTAAATACCTATATCTACGATtatgttcagtggaagtgtTAGAAGCATCcgccataaaaaattaaaaaattagatGAATACATAGTATAAACCCGCAAAGTAGCTTCCCATCGACCGCGGGCCCAAGGCCAGCGCCTACTGAATTATGTTACGTTTCACAATAAACTAGCAAATGACGTACATGCTTGCACTAAGGCCAAAGCAACCCTTCAACCCTAAGGTAACGGGTTACGGTTCAAACTGCAACTGCACCACTTATTGATCCCGTGAACCGATTACGCGTAAGTTCGCGTTCACTTGGAAGTGTTCAATGACTTGGTGACTTAACCCTTAACAACCTACTGTCCCTGTAccgtcgagtgcaaaaatatggactgaTCTAACCCTTCATGAAATGTACCTAACATCAgttaaataagtggtctatcaatttttaaacaagttcctatcaaatggatatgtcgctaaagtcgaactttcaagttgacagacacgtctattggcattattgttttgtaacatgcaaacgattatcaactttaggatggtagaccacatatttggctgatggtaccactgACTCTTATGCCGACGTTGTAAGGCCTGGGTAAGATATTTTTGAGTGATTCGAGTAAATACATAACATCGACAGTCAAAACATcgaacttaacctaacctactctaCTTTCGATGTTTCGACGGTCGACTTTTTAAcgttagatatattaattttcgatattccgATACGTCCCCTGTACAAAGATTTTTTTGGATGATTCCAAATTTACTCTTTATGTTGGACTAGGGTTTACCCGCGCCTTTGCACGCGTGAGTCATTAGATCTAGCAGTCGACTTGAAATTCCCAAGCtttatatttacttaagtaaatataacatttaggtacatattaacAACTAGTGtgtacccacggcttcgcacacgtaaatcattagattcaGCAACAGAATGGAAATTtctggatttttaaaaattcccttgGTAATTACCGGAAATTAAATCttggttttcattgatgttacattaaaaacaatcatgtcaaatttgttgttgtttcaagattttgtctctatcccgtaagaatatcaagataaaaagtagcctatgttttattccagatgtccagctatctatacaCCAAATGACCTATCTCACTTGATGTTAattgcagatgaggccaaaggtgtatcttactggttcagtaacagcccaTTCTAGCGTtaaagagccctagattgtatttatccggaaatacagacgacgggagcgaattccattccttagcagtttgCATTATGAAATAcgaagcaaaccgcttcgtaCGGGCTACCGGAacactaactacataagggCGAAGACGCTCCCCCGCCTGGAAGTCCgttggcaaaatggagatggaggaataaGACCATTTAATTCCTGCGCATACTCACCAAAATGTATCCGGTAAATAAAACCAACAAAAttttggaaaacccctgactttgtcacttcatcattcaatatctcaataacagctgaaccgattttgataaaacatatctaagaaccatcgctagaaaacctaatcaaataataaaccgcattgaaatcggtccaactttttaagagctacggtgccacagacacacatagcggtcatacttataactcccctcttttagcgttgggggttaaaaatagacaataataataatgtcatgtATTATCGCATCCCCAGAAGTTAATAAAGGCAGCCAATTACTCGGGCCAGTCAACCTGTGTCCCAGACAGGCTGTGCCAACACGCCTTATTGTCCTTAGCAAATGAAACGATAATAATGTGAGTGCCTAATGTTGGTAAAGCGATCGATCACTCCAAGGGCATGTGTACTGAGCGAGGCATAAAGTACTAAATATAACggctctcatcatcatcatcatcggcctatcttagtccactgctggacataggcctctccagttgcacgccactgagcacgatcctcggccagtctcatccagttcttgccagctaacctgcgaagatcatcgctccacctagtctgagggcgtcctacgccacgcttgccgattcgctgtctccactcaagaactcgtttgccccagcggttatcagttcttcgacgGTTAACGGCTCTTGCCTTGGTTAAATAAGGTGATGAGTAATTGGTTGCTGTCAATGGACCCGCATCAACACTTCGTAAATGCGGTGTTAGCCTAGGAAACTAATCAACTTAGAATAGTTGAAAACTTCtgaaattgtcatttcaaagtccaATACCTCACGGTTGAACCAATTTTATAAAccagcggacccggcagacgttgtcctacccgaaaaaatactacattaaaattatgataacata is a window of Choristoneura fumiferana chromosome 8, NRCan_CFum_1, whole genome shotgun sequence DNA encoding:
- the LOC141429985 gene encoding uncharacterized protein, which encodes MNSKMGVEQCDCNVNDKEYKADKLPEKVNESIERIIKKEGYKDYKVLTRAISTVGGNYFGSLYEVDVKGTTEDGEKETNIFVKGIVSGDHLTVMSVSGMFTMELFVYNELSVIFNDIQNEAHIPMNERYNMVRSFQQSIPEAIILENVARKGYKTGFRMDPVSLEFAQLSMQQLGKFHGLSFALENKRPEYFERKLKTIPFPMNFNDDFKGLLKNSAKAISECLGDDASKKFNDYIPKLWNKMQHCLFDFKYKRTLVHGDYRANNILMKEIEGELTDVLPVDYQLLCYGCPIMDILFFVFLGTDQQFRKDHLEDLKDVYFDSLTKMLQYFDIDVKTVFPREDFDNLYKEVLDYGIFCFMQLMPFIFAVEDEIPELDKDYLADVVIKTDPRMKERARGIVDDFIQWGYL